One window of the Desulfobotulus mexicanus genome contains the following:
- the rpoD gene encoding RNA polymerase sigma factor RpoD gives MTQPSTGDKKARAAQKKELKALLDLGKKRGYLSYDEVYEVLSDSVTPEQMDAVFVTLGEMGVKIIKASDLPAKKVSKRSDEAENGEDFLDSPDSEEDDEEVEEIEEAEEVVTKKAVTKAPGTDDSEVDFGSVTDPVKMYLREMGMVTLLSREGEIEIAKKIEHGEQEILKAMLEMTVSVETLISLADRIQAEELRPKHVLRDIDEGDTLMDENRQIGQFLEVIQEIKVLHAENAELRELISDPLMDYEEKRKHRRVIAKRNEKIFEYIKEWRLESSVTDRIEKKIRHHITWFEIMNKLMVQSAEAFDTTITDFRIKLQDEEEFLDWAVERSDQSRDKLQDVFQDLRSIQAQIEAREYALKANIRSLKKVVTNVDEGRECAKKAKSELVRANLRLVVSIAKKYTNRGLQFLDLIQEGNIGLMKAVDKFEYRRGYKFSTYATWWIRQAITRAIADQARTIRIPVHMIETINKLIRTSRYLVQELGREPSPEEIAEKMEIPLDKVRRVLKIAREPISLETPIGEEEDSHLGDFIEDKKFMLPSDAAINLNLSEQTRRVLATLTPREEKVLRMRFGIGEKADHTLEEVGKDFAVTRERIRQIEAKALRKLRHPTRSKKLKSFIEY, from the coding sequence ATGACTCAACCGTCCACTGGCGATAAAAAAGCGCGTGCGGCACAGAAAAAAGAGCTTAAGGCCCTTCTTGACTTGGGGAAAAAGCGCGGTTACCTCAGTTATGATGAGGTGTATGAGGTATTGTCGGATTCGGTTACGCCTGAGCAGATGGATGCTGTTTTTGTAACGCTTGGTGAGATGGGCGTTAAGATTATCAAAGCTTCGGATCTGCCTGCAAAAAAAGTTTCCAAAAGAAGTGACGAGGCTGAAAATGGTGAAGATTTTCTGGACAGCCCTGATTCCGAAGAGGACGACGAGGAAGTCGAAGAGATTGAAGAAGCTGAAGAAGTTGTAACAAAAAAAGCCGTAACCAAGGCTCCGGGTACAGATGATTCTGAGGTTGATTTTGGTTCTGTGACTGATCCGGTAAAGATGTATCTCCGGGAAATGGGCATGGTAACCCTTCTCAGTCGGGAAGGTGAAATTGAAATAGCCAAGAAGATTGAGCATGGCGAACAGGAAATTCTCAAAGCCATGCTGGAAATGACCGTATCCGTTGAGACCCTTATCAGTCTTGCTGATCGTATACAGGCCGAAGAGTTAAGGCCCAAGCATGTTCTGCGGGACATTGATGAGGGTGATACTCTCATGGATGAAAACCGTCAGATCGGGCAGTTTCTGGAAGTGATTCAGGAGATCAAGGTTCTGCACGCAGAAAATGCGGAGCTGAGGGAGCTGATTTCGGATCCTCTCATGGATTATGAGGAAAAAAGAAAACACCGCAGGGTGATTGCCAAGCGCAATGAGAAAATTTTTGAATATATAAAAGAATGGCGCCTTGAAAGTAGTGTGACGGACCGTATCGAAAAGAAAATCCGGCATCATATTACATGGTTTGAAATAATGAATAAGCTTATGGTGCAGAGTGCAGAAGCCTTTGATACTACCATAACTGATTTCAGGATCAAGCTGCAGGATGAAGAAGAATTTCTGGACTGGGCTGTGGAAAGATCGGATCAGTCCAGAGATAAGCTGCAGGATGTTTTTCAGGATCTGAGAAGTATACAGGCCCAGATCGAAGCCCGTGAATATGCCCTTAAGGCTAACATCCGGTCCTTAAAAAAAGTAGTCACCAACGTGGATGAAGGCAGGGAATGTGCCAAGAAAGCCAAGAGTGAACTGGTTCGGGCTAACCTGCGTCTTGTGGTGAGTATTGCCAAAAAGTATACAAATAGAGGTTTGCAGTTTCTGGATCTTATTCAGGAAGGCAATATCGGCCTTATGAAGGCCGTAGATAAATTTGAGTATCGAAGGGGATATAAATTCAGCACCTATGCCACATGGTGGATTCGTCAGGCCATTACCAGAGCCATTGCAGATCAGGCCCGGACCATCCGTATTCCCGTTCATATGATTGAAACCATCAATAAGCTGATCCGTACTTCCCGTTATCTGGTTCAGGAACTGGGTCGTGAGCCGAGTCCGGAAGAAATAGCCGAAAAGATGGAAATTCCGCTGGATAAGGTTCGCAGAGTCTTAAAAATTGCAAGGGAACCCATTTCCCTTGAAACACCCATCGGTGAAGAAGAAGACAGTCATCTGGGGGATTTCATAGAAGACAAGAAGTTTATGCTTCCTTCCGATGCTGCCATCAATCTGAATCTTTCTGAGCAGACACGCCGGGTGCTGGCAACCCTTACTCCAAGGGAAGAAAAAGTTCTGCGTATGCGTTTTGGCATCGGAGAAAAGGCCGATCATACCTTGGAAGAAGTGGGCAAGGATTTTGCTGTTACCCGTGAGCGCATAAGGCAGATTGAGGCAAAGGCTTTAAGAAAACTCCGGCATCCCACCCGCAGTAAGAAGCTTAAAAGTTTTATTGAATACTGA
- a CDS encoding type II toxin-antitoxin system VapC family toxin: protein MKILLDTHVFLWWIIDDPQLSHLACELIENVNNDLYWSTASSWEVAIKYALGRLPLPDEPSVFIIEELEKNQIKSLSISNIHAFEAGLLPLHHKDPFDRMLIAQARSESMIILSCDSCFDFYEVNVKW from the coding sequence ATGAAGATCCTTCTTGATACGCATGTTTTTTTATGGTGGATTATTGACGATCCACAGCTTTCACATTTAGCTTGTGAATTAATTGAAAATGTGAATAACGATTTGTACTGGAGTACAGCAAGTTCATGGGAAGTGGCAATAAAGTATGCACTTGGGCGTTTACCGTTACCTGATGAACCTTCTGTTTTTATTATTGAAGAACTTGAAAAAAATCAGATAAAATCGCTTTCTATAAGCAATATACATGCGTTTGAGGCTGGCTTGCTTCCCCTGCATCACAAAGATCCTTTTGACCGGATGCTGATTGCTCAGGCACGCAGCGAATCAATGATTATTTTATCCTGTGATTCATGCTTTGATTTTTATGAAGTAAATGTAAAATGGTAA
- a CDS encoding NAD-dependent epimerase/dehydratase family protein, with amino-acid sequence MDSAHTYSHLYGLPTTGLRFFTVYGPWGRPDMAPSLFASAMMEDRPIRVFNEGRMQRDFTYIDDIVEGVLRIMDVPAMPDPSFNRNHPAAAISDAPFRVYNIGNHEPVELMTFIETMEKAMGREAKKEMLPMQPGDVLATWADIDALYGVSGFKPYTPLEEGIIKFVEWFAQYHRLK; translated from the coding sequence ATTGATAGCGCCCACACCTACAGCCATCTCTATGGTCTGCCCACCACGGGCCTGCGTTTTTTTACGGTTTACGGGCCATGGGGAAGGCCGGACATGGCCCCATCCCTTTTTGCTTCCGCCATGATGGAGGATAGACCCATCCGTGTATTCAACGAAGGCCGAATGCAGCGGGATTTCACCTACATTGATGACATTGTGGAAGGTGTTTTGCGGATAATGGATGTGCCTGCTATGCCCGATCCTTCATTTAACCGGAATCATCCGGCTGCTGCCATAAGTGATGCCCCTTTCCGGGTGTACAACATCGGTAACCATGAGCCTGTGGAACTGATGACCTTCATTGAAACCATGGAAAAAGCCATGGGCAGGGAAGCTAAAAAGGAAATGCTTCCCATGCAGCCGGGGGATGTACTGGCAACCTGGGCGGACATTGATGCCCTGTATGGGGTTTCGGGGTTTAAACCCTATACGCCACTGGAAGAAGGTATCATAAAATTCGTGGAATGGTTTGCGCAGTATCACAGGCTGAAATAA
- a CDS encoding putative metalloprotease CJM1_0395 family protein, with protein sequence MEIQTAIHIQPESYTGPRIQKGETSGRTQPAAPVALRPEISPDKEEKENTGSSTTLARLTPAQMRMLSELKSRDQEVRAHEQAHVAAGGGHVSGGIRYDYQKGPDGRMYAIGGEVSIDVSPVPGDPEATARKMEQVRRAALAPMDPSPQDRNVATRATMIRSDALQEIALMQMEERQNQAVKEGKAEEKPYGHTEIHPGSFFSIQA encoded by the coding sequence ATGGAAATCCAAACCGCCATCCACATTCAACCGGAAAGTTATACCGGTCCCCGCATTCAAAAAGGGGAAACATCAGGCCGGACCCAACCGGCTGCTCCTGTTGCCCTGCGCCCGGAAATCTCCCCCGATAAAGAAGAAAAAGAAAACACCGGCAGCTCTACGACCCTTGCCCGGCTCACCCCGGCCCAGATGCGTATGCTGTCGGAACTCAAAAGCCGGGATCAGGAAGTAAGAGCCCACGAGCAGGCCCATGTTGCCGCCGGAGGCGGCCATGTCAGTGGCGGTATACGCTATGACTATCAGAAAGGCCCGGATGGCCGTATGTATGCCATTGGTGGTGAAGTTTCCATAGACGTTTCCCCCGTACCCGGAGATCCTGAGGCCACAGCCAGAAAAATGGAACAGGTACGCCGTGCAGCCCTTGCTCCCATGGACCCCTCCCCCCAAGACCGCAATGTGGCGACCCGTGCGACAATGATCCGCAGTGATGCTCTTCAGGAAATTGCCCTGATGCAGATGGAAGAAAGGCAAAATCAGGCCGTAAAGGAAGGCAAAGCAGAAGAAAAACCCTATGGTCACACAGAAATCCATCCCGGCAGTTTTTTCAGTATTCAGGCCTGA
- the hisB gene encoding imidazoleglycerol-phosphate dehydratase HisB has translation MERRAVVERKTGETDIRVSWNLDGSGKARMATGIPFFDHMLTLFAVHGCFDLEVDCKGDIDIDWHHSVEDVGIVMGDVLAEALGSRKGLVRYGDSVVPMDETLCRLALDLSNRPFLVCRLPDPIRCPGPFDPYLAKEFLRAFSLRSGMTLHIDVVYGENSHHIVEAMFKALGRALDKAVRLDPRVAGVPSTKGLL, from the coding sequence ATGGAGCGCAGGGCTGTTGTGGAAAGAAAAACCGGGGAAACGGATATAAGGGTTTCCTGGAATCTGGATGGCAGTGGAAAGGCCCGTATGGCAACGGGTATTCCTTTTTTTGATCATATGCTGACACTTTTTGCGGTACACGGCTGTTTTGATCTGGAGGTGGACTGTAAAGGAGATATTGATATAGACTGGCACCACAGCGTGGAAGATGTGGGTATTGTCATGGGGGATGTTCTGGCTGAGGCCCTTGGAAGCCGTAAAGGGCTGGTCCGTTACGGGGATTCTGTGGTGCCCATGGATGAAACCCTTTGCAGGCTGGCGCTGGATCTCTCCAACCGGCCCTTTCTGGTTTGCCGTTTGCCGGACCCTATCCGTTGTCCCGGTCCCTTTGATCCTTATCTTGCCAAAGAGTTTCTGCGGGCCTTTTCCCTGCGTTCAGGAATGACACTGCACATTGATGTGGTTTACGGAGAGAACAGCCACCATATTGTGGAGGCCATGTTCAAGGCGCTGGGCAGGGCGCTGGATAAGGCCGTCCGGCTGGACCCCAGGGTTGCCGGTGTCCCTTCCACCAAAGGACTGCTTTAA
- the hisA gene encoding 1-(5-phosphoribosyl)-5-[(5-phosphoribosylamino)methylideneamino]imidazole-4-carboxamide isomerase gives MILIPAVDIKNGRCVRLFQGRMDAETVFSHDPVAQARQWEAEGALRIHIVDLDGAVEQKPRNLELIEKIVSAVGVPVQVGGGIRSMETISHYLSIGVDRVILGTAALRNPELVRAACADWPGRIVVGIDARAGMVAVDGWVETSETTAIELARRFEGAGVAAIIFTDIGRDGTHGGVNLEETKALAEAVSIPVIASGGVSTLKDLEALLPLEAAGVEAVISGRALYEGTLTIAESNALFQSSALAVDAGRS, from the coding sequence ATGATACTGATTCCGGCTGTGGATATTAAAAACGGGCGTTGCGTGCGTCTTTTTCAGGGACGTATGGATGCTGAAACGGTTTTTTCCCATGATCCTGTGGCACAGGCCCGGCAATGGGAAGCTGAGGGTGCTCTGCGGATACACATTGTGGATCTGGACGGAGCGGTGGAACAGAAGCCCAGAAATCTGGAGCTGATTGAAAAAATTGTTTCAGCTGTTGGTGTTCCTGTGCAGGTGGGAGGCGGTATCCGGTCCATGGAAACCATATCTCATTATCTTTCCATTGGTGTGGACCGGGTTATTTTAGGAACGGCAGCCCTCAGAAATCCCGAACTGGTGCGTGCCGCCTGTGCGGACTGGCCGGGACGTATTGTGGTGGGCATTGATGCCAGGGCTGGTATGGTGGCCGTGGACGGATGGGTAGAAACCAGCGAAACCACAGCCATTGAACTGGCCCGTCGTTTTGAGGGGGCAGGTGTGGCAGCCATTATATTTACGGACATTGGCAGGGATGGCACCCATGGCGGCGTGAATCTTGAAGAGACTAAGGCCCTGGCAGAAGCCGTATCCATTCCTGTTATTGCTTCCGGCGGTGTTTCCACCCTGAAGGACCTTGAGGCGCTGCTTCCTCTGGAGGCTGCCGGAGTAGAGGCCGTGATCAGCGGCAGAGCCCTTTATGAGGGAACCCTTACCATTGCAGAATCCAATGCTCTTTTCCAGTCGTCTGCTCTGGCCGTGGATGCAGGGAGATCCTAG
- the dnaG gene encoding DNA primase, translated as MGTRITDETIETLRNVADIAQVVSDRVTLKRSGRRLAGLCPFHVEKTPSFSVDTERQMYHCFGCGAGGDVFSFVMQSEGLSFPDAVRSLADRFGVPLAENNDENDPASSERQALLDINRMASGVFRYGLLKSSQGSIAREYLKKRRISEEFSEVFSLGFIPDGWSYLLDYMVKKGLNTALLEKAGLVVCGRQGRFYDRFRNRIMFPIQDIQGRVIGFGGRVLGDENPKYLNSPETSLYHKARSLYGLYQARHEIRKKRVVYVVEGYFDVISLHQNGIPETVAGLGTALTREQVQLLRGYTERVVLVFDGDAAGLRAAERAAPILLSLAMDARVLLLPSGEDPDSFVRSYGKEVFLEKGAEAEPLFSFLIQSSLQRWGRNPAGRMRSLESLLPVIENITDSVVRDIYLRELADGLDIEERAVRDRLGKQVQPRHGQKQSREAMPVFSENLRMEEALISLLLSVPQSRERVSAMNAQDFFSDPVLKRIAVCLLKKDGAGTALNSSEILQDEEVQKRLARIGFQESVWNMENADTLISQFQRLQQQTQRGSGLMDRIKAAEAGRDQARLMALLEQKQQQAREAAKIGLSRVVTPRRHIQ; from the coding sequence TTGGGTACAAGGATTACGGATGAAACCATTGAAACGCTTCGGAATGTTGCAGACATTGCCCAGGTGGTCTCCGATCGTGTGACATTAAAACGATCGGGTAGGCGGCTGGCGGGGCTATGTCCTTTTCATGTGGAAAAAACCCCCTCGTTCTCGGTGGATACGGAGAGACAGATGTACCACTGTTTTGGTTGTGGTGCAGGAGGTGATGTTTTTTCTTTTGTCATGCAGAGTGAGGGGCTTTCTTTTCCGGACGCCGTAAGATCCCTTGCGGATCGTTTTGGTGTCCCCCTTGCGGAGAATAATGATGAAAATGATCCTGCTTCAAGCGAAAGGCAGGCACTTCTTGACATCAACCGCATGGCTTCAGGTGTTTTCCGCTATGGCCTTTTAAAGAGTTCCCAGGGGAGTATTGCAAGGGAATATCTGAAAAAACGCAGGATCTCAGAAGAATTTTCAGAAGTTTTCAGTCTGGGTTTTATACCGGATGGCTGGTCTTATCTTCTGGACTATATGGTAAAAAAAGGTTTGAACACTGCATTGCTGGAAAAAGCAGGCCTTGTGGTATGTGGCAGGCAGGGGCGTTTTTACGACCGTTTCCGGAACCGAATCATGTTTCCCATTCAGGATATTCAGGGTCGTGTTATCGGATTTGGCGGCAGGGTGCTGGGGGATGAAAATCCAAAATACCTGAACTCTCCGGAAACTTCCCTCTACCATAAAGCAAGGTCCCTCTATGGTCTCTATCAGGCTCGCCATGAGATCCGGAAAAAGCGTGTGGTTTATGTGGTTGAGGGCTATTTTGATGTGATTTCCCTGCATCAGAACGGTATCCCGGAAACCGTTGCCGGTCTTGGGACAGCCCTGACCCGGGAACAGGTACAGTTGCTCAGGGGATATACGGAACGGGTTGTCCTTGTATTTGACGGGGATGCTGCAGGCCTGCGTGCCGCAGAACGGGCTGCGCCCATTCTGCTTTCCCTTGCTATGGATGCCCGTGTTCTCTTACTGCCTTCGGGTGAAGATCCCGACAGCTTTGTGCGCAGTTATGGAAAAGAGGTGTTTCTTGAAAAAGGGGCAGAGGCAGAACCTTTGTTTTCTTTTTTAATTCAGTCTTCCCTTCAGCGATGGGGACGTAACCCCGCAGGTCGTATGCGTTCTCTGGAATCCCTCCTTCCTGTCATTGAAAATATAACGGATTCTGTGGTCAGGGATATTTACCTGCGGGAGCTGGCCGATGGTCTTGATATAGAGGAAAGAGCCGTTCGGGATCGTCTGGGAAAACAGGTTCAGCCAAGGCATGGGCAAAAGCAGTCCCGGGAAGCAATGCCTGTTTTTTCAGAAAATCTGCGTATGGAAGAAGCTTTGATTTCCCTTCTGCTTTCCGTTCCCCAGTCCAGGGAGCGGGTATCCGCCATGAATGCCCAGGATTTTTTTTCTGATCCTGTATTAAAACGAATTGCCGTTTGTCTCCTGAAAAAAGATGGAGCAGGGACTGCCCTTAATTCTTCTGAGATACTTCAGGATGAAGAGGTGCAGAAGCGTCTGGCCCGTATTGGTTTTCAGGAATCTGTCTGGAATATGGAAAATGCAGATACTTTAATTTCGCAGTTCCAGCGTCTGCAGCAGCAGACGCAGAGAGGCTCCGGTCTGATGGATCGTATAAAGGCTGCGGAAGCTGGCAGAGATCAGGCCCGGCTTATGGCCTTACTGGAGCAGAAACAACAGCAAGCCCGGGAAGCGGCAAAAATCGGTCTGTCCCGTGTGGTGACCCCTAGGAGGCATATTCAATGA
- a CDS encoding type II toxin-antitoxin system Phd/YefM family antitoxin: MEQINIHKAKTQLSKLIVYVENGNEIVIARHGEPVAKLVPFKSSKPNRKSGSAKGKFDIPPDFFEPLPNDLIEGFIK, encoded by the coding sequence ATGGAACAAATAAATATTCATAAAGCAAAAACACAGCTTTCAAAGTTGATTGTTTATGTTGAGAATGGCAATGAAATTGTTATTGCCCGTCATGGTGAACCTGTTGCAAAATTGGTTCCTTTTAAATCTTCTAAACCTAACCGAAAATCTGGATCGGCTAAGGGAAAGTTCGATATTCCCCCTGATTTTTTTGAACCGCTTCCTAATGACTTGATAGAAGGTTTTATAAAATGA
- a CDS encoding dynamin family protein, translating to MMEKYQGWKEGLVSLAEKLSELTEKYRENGASDAGVTASWSSDTREILRQFREETLKVAVVGTIKSGKSTLVNAWLGADLLKRGAGVVTSIVTRVRKGEKLSAKVRFKGWDEINADIEGSLTLFPASGWRRVDAGFDIRRDKDREDLAAALKTLGTDQLITEDARNIHSVYLSSYLEGYGAVRSFITSDVPEAVFEGDAFSDYQNFVADEVRAAYVRDILITVDDDRMPGGIELADCQGSDAPNPLHIAQVQDYLFQAHMVLYVISSRTGLRQADLRFLNMIRKMGILDSVIFVLNTDFSEHGDEGDIRRVREKVESELGLLCPGVRVHVFSALYKLLKDIEEKDGFPEKEKLRLVQWEADSSMTEQSRVSFDDFEKSMQTRMNRDRARLLLMNQAARLRQILASMANHCRVDRDILGGDQEQARRILEEVRGRHKRIAQVQGLIRNTLDGSGAILEKELKTRMDRFFDGASGEVLPDILAFIRDYRPEMDAYAPVLESSGLSVALYHAFQDFRQALDTFMTDRVNPEIVRFIRELEARMQEHYAEVARPYASMVDEVLEEYCTGLEGMGVRLDLPPSVGNSGILVDPRVHAERMGLHLPPAHAVTRYTAKVKAESHVLFGFHRFKRWVAGFFSKDREENTENLKGRDGLKVLARSLKKICRETEKQLLEHMVDYRENMKFQYVLALSTSLASALQADLEARFSTCVTEMDMLDKTAAKKGVSQQERLEKVAFILAESDVLDKDFAKIQEEMGRS from the coding sequence ATGATGGAGAAATATCAGGGCTGGAAAGAGGGGCTTGTGTCCCTGGCGGAAAAACTTTCAGAGCTTACGGAAAAATACAGGGAAAACGGTGCATCCGATGCCGGAGTTACAGCATCCTGGTCCTCGGATACCCGTGAAATTCTAAGGCAGTTTCGGGAGGAAACCCTCAAGGTTGCTGTGGTGGGAACCATCAAGTCCGGTAAAAGTACCCTTGTGAATGCCTGGCTGGGTGCGGATCTGCTCAAGCGGGGAGCCGGTGTTGTCACTTCCATTGTGACCCGTGTACGCAAAGGAGAGAAGCTTTCGGCAAAGGTCCGGTTCAAGGGCTGGGATGAAATCAATGCCGACATAGAAGGGTCTCTGACCCTTTTTCCAGCAAGCGGATGGCGCAGGGTGGATGCTGGTTTTGATATCCGCAGGGATAAAGACAGGGAAGACCTTGCCGCAGCCCTGAAAACTCTGGGCACAGACCAGCTGATAACAGAGGATGCGAGAAACATCCACAGTGTCTATCTTTCTTCCTATCTGGAAGGCTATGGGGCTGTGCGTTCCTTTATTACCTCTGATGTCCCTGAAGCGGTTTTTGAAGGGGATGCTTTTTCAGATTATCAGAATTTTGTGGCGGATGAGGTGCGGGCTGCCTATGTGCGGGATATTCTCATAACCGTAGATGATGACCGTATGCCCGGCGGGATTGAGCTGGCCGACTGTCAGGGCAGTGATGCCCCCAATCCCCTCCATATTGCCCAGGTGCAGGATTATCTTTTTCAGGCCCATATGGTTCTTTATGTCATCAGCAGTCGTACAGGTCTTCGTCAGGCGGATCTCCGCTTCTTAAACATGATCCGTAAGATGGGGATTCTGGATTCTGTTATTTTTGTTCTGAATACGGACTTCAGTGAGCACGGCGATGAAGGTGATATCCGGCGGGTGAGGGAAAAGGTGGAGTCAGAGCTGGGCCTTCTTTGCCCCGGTGTCAGGGTGCATGTGTTTTCGGCCCTTTATAAGCTTTTGAAAGACATAGAAGAAAAAGATGGTTTCCCTGAAAAGGAAAAACTCAGGCTGGTTCAGTGGGAGGCGGATTCTTCCATGACAGAACAGAGCCGGGTTTCCTTTGATGATTTTGAAAAAAGTATGCAGACACGTATGAACCGTGACCGGGCAAGGCTGCTTTTAATGAATCAGGCTGCACGGCTGCGTCAAATCCTTGCTTCCATGGCTAATCACTGCCGCGTGGACAGGGATATCCTTGGCGGGGATCAGGAGCAGGCCCGTCGTATTCTCGAAGAGGTAAGGGGGAGGCATAAGAGGATCGCTCAGGTGCAGGGGCTGATCCGGAATACCCTGGACGGCTCCGGTGCCATTCTGGAAAAGGAGCTGAAAACAAGGATGGATCGCTTCTTTGACGGAGCTTCCGGGGAAGTGCTGCCGGATATCCTTGCCTTTATCCGTGATTACAGGCCTGAGATGGATGCCTATGCTCCTGTACTGGAATCATCGGGACTTTCAGTGGCCCTTTACCATGCTTTTCAGGATTTCAGGCAGGCCCTTGACACTTTCATGACGGACAGGGTGAATCCTGAGATAGTGCGTTTTATCCGGGAGCTGGAAGCCCGTATGCAGGAACATTATGCGGAGGTGGCAAGACCCTATGCTTCCATGGTGGATGAGGTGCTGGAGGAATACTGCACAGGCCTTGAGGGCATGGGAGTAAGACTGGACCTGCCGCCTTCGGTTGGAAACTCAGGAATTCTGGTTGATCCCAGAGTCCATGCGGAGCGCATGGGCCTGCATCTGCCCCCGGCCCATGCAGTGACAAGGTATACGGCGAAGGTAAAGGCGGAAAGCCACGTTCTTTTTGGATTTCATCGCTTTAAACGCTGGGTTGCTGGCTTTTTTTCAAAGGACAGGGAAGAAAATACGGAAAATCTTAAGGGAAGGGATGGACTTAAGGTTCTTGCAAGAAGTCTGAAAAAGATCTGTAGGGAAACGGAAAAGCAACTCCTTGAACATATGGTGGATTATAGGGAAAACATGAAATTTCAGTATGTTCTTGCCCTCTCAACTTCACTGGCTTCAGCTCTTCAGGCGGATCTTGAGGCAAGGTTCAGTACTTGTGTCACGGAGATGGATATGCTGGATAAGACCGCCGCAAAAAAAGGTGTCAGTCAGCAGGAACGCCTTGAGAAGGTGGCTTTTATCCTTGCGGAAAGTGATGTTCTGGACAAAGATTTTGCTAAAATTCAGGAGGAGATGGGGCGCAGCTAA
- a CDS encoding Rpn family recombination-promoting nuclease/putative transposase, which translates to MLTDFYVKPTSDIFIKYLFGKEEHKPILIDFINAVMKNSGFPLITDLVIKNPFNIQTILNAKETILDIKAKSSDGRWIDIEMQNSDKGFFGERALYYWTALYGDQLVAGENYATLRPVVCINILDFKMFKNVDRYHLCFMLREKDTPELLLTDHLSLHFLELPKITAYNLDKSLDNWLYYLKNEGLNKEDGIMENILKNNPQIANAREKYLSFTQDEHMREAYDSHIKWKRDHDSALFFAEQKGLETGTVKGRHEGRHEEKFQTIMRLQKYRMQPEEIADITSLTPEKVRAVIAAGDKGLDLLMEEDATRH; encoded by the coding sequence ATGCTTACGGATTTTTATGTAAAGCCCACATCGGATATTTTCATAAAGTATCTCTTCGGCAAGGAAGAGCATAAGCCCATTCTCATTGATTTCATCAATGCCGTTATGAAAAACTCAGGATTCCCTTTGATCACAGACCTTGTGATTAAAAACCCTTTCAACATCCAGACCATCCTCAATGCCAAAGAAACCATACTGGATATCAAGGCAAAATCTTCTGACGGCAGGTGGATTGATATAGAAATGCAGAACTCGGATAAGGGCTTTTTCGGGGAACGGGCTTTGTATTATTGGACTGCCCTCTACGGAGATCAGCTGGTTGCAGGTGAGAATTATGCTACCCTGCGTCCTGTGGTCTGTATCAATATCCTTGATTTTAAGATGTTTAAGAATGTGGATCGATACCACCTCTGCTTCATGCTCCGGGAAAAGGATACGCCGGAACTGCTTCTGACGGATCACCTTTCCCTGCATTTCCTTGAACTTCCCAAGATTACTGCTTACAATCTGGATAAGAGTCTGGACAACTGGCTTTATTATCTCAAAAATGAAGGCCTGAACAAGGAGGATGGTATTATGGAAAATATCTTGAAGAACAATCCTCAGATAGCCAACGCCAGAGAAAAGTACCTGAGCTTTACCCAGGATGAACATATGCGTGAAGCCTATGATTCTCACATCAAATGGAAGCGGGATCATGATTCGGCTTTGTTTTTTGCGGAGCAGAAGGGGCTGGAGACTGGTACCGTTAAGGGCCGCCATGAGGGACGCCATGAAGAGAAGTTCCAGACCATCATGCGTTTACAGAAGTACAGGATGCAACCAGAAGAGATCGCAGACATTACGAGTCTCACCCCTGAAAAGGTAAGGGCTGTTATTGCCGCAGGAGACAAGGGTCTGGATCTTCTGATGGAAGAAGATGCTACCAGACATTAA